ACCACTCTATCAACAAGACTACCGACCACAATTCTCAGGTCACGAAACTTTTCCACTGCGTTACGGTTGGTTGAAAAAAGCCTACGATTGTGTACATGAAACTGAGCAGGAAGGGGATAATAAAGCTTTATGTTGGGGCGATGATGCCATTGCACGATTTGGAGTTGGTAAAAATATGGTTGCATCAATGCGTCATTGGGCAAATGTTGCAGGCATTATTGAAGAGCCTTTGGGAGAAAATCAGGTAGCAACAACAACACTTGGCAAATTATTATTTGGTAAAATTGGACTCGATCCATATTTGGAACATCCAACATCGTTGTGGTTGATTCATTGGAAGTTAGCAACGGAATGGAAAAAGAAAACCACATGGTTTTGGGCATTTAACTATTATCCGGCTGTTACGTTCGAACGTGATCAACTGATTAAAAGACTCGAAAAACTGGCCAAGGACCAAGGTTGGTCTCGAGTGGCACATGCTACAGTTAAAAATGATGTTGCTTGTTTTGTTCGAACATATGCTGCACAGCCATTTTCAGTAAAAGGTGGCCGTGACGATTCTCTTGAATCCCCTTTAACAGAGTTAGGACTTATAAAACCTGTTTCAAAACGGGATGAATTTCGATTTGTACGTGGCCCCAAATCGACTCTAGGCGACGGCGCTTTTATTTATGCGCTTCTCGAATTTTGGTCAGAATACTCCGACTCAGCAACACTTTCATTTGAAGCGATTGCACATGAACCGGGCTCTCCGGGACGTGCTTTTCTTCTTGATGAAAATGATGTTGTTGATCGTTTGACTAATATTGAGGATATAACTGATGGCGCTTTGCGATGGTCTGAAACTGCTGGATTGAAACAGGTAGTTAGAAATACTGATTTTAAACTTGATTTGGATCGTGCTCTTCAATTCATAGTAGGCGATTATGATAACTCGAATAGTATGGAGGCAGTGTAATGGCATTAGTCAATCGGGTTCATATTGCACGACGTTTTCAAAAATCCATACGAATAGATACCGATCTAGGTGAAAATCATTCACTTGAAGGATTTATATGTCCTCAATCATCTGCGGACGTTTTGCGATCAATGGCAAAACATGTTTCTGAATCTGGACAAGGTGCTTTTACTTGGACAGGTCCCTATGGTAGCGGTAAATCAAGTCTCGTCGTCGCATTAAGTGCGCTTTTAAATGGCAACCCCGAATTACAAAAGCAAGCTGCAAAAATATTTGGCCGTAAGCTTGCCAATGAAATACAGAAATCACTTCCCACAGGATCCCGAGGCTGGCATGTGCTTCCAGTTGTTGGTAGACGGGATAATCCTGTTAGAGTTATCGGGGAGGCTCTGAAAGTAACCGGTCTCGTAAGCCGTCGTCCACGTGGTGGTTGGACCGAAGATAATCTTATATCGAATGTAATGAGCGTCGTAACAAACAAACCCAAAACTCACGGTGGTTTGATTTTATTCGTGGATGAAATGGGCAAATTCCTCGAAGCAGCTGCGCAAGACGGCACAGACATGTACGTTTTTCAGCAGCTTGCAGAGGCTGCATCACGAAGTGATGGGAGGCTTATTCTCATTGGAGTGTTACATCAGGCGTTTGAAGAATATGCGCATCGTTTATCTCACGAGACGCGTGATGAGTGGGCGAAAATTCAAGGGCGTTTTATCGATCTTCCTGTTAATTCCGTCGGCGAAGAACAGATCGATATTATTTCTCGTGCAATTGAGAGCGAACGCCCCAGCAATGCAAAGCCCAGTAAATTATCAATGACAGTTGCTCGATTGGCGCTTCGTGATCGCCAGAGTAATATAGATTCACTAGCAAATACTTTAGAGAATTGTTGGCCACTTCATCCGATTGTAGCGTGTCTTCTTGGTCCAATCTCACGTCGGCGTTTTGGCCAAAACCAGCGAAGTATCTTTGGTTTCCTTAATTCTACTGAACCTCATGGCTTCCAAGATTACCTTATCTCAGCAACAGAAGGTGATCTTTATGGTCCGGATAAACTTTGGGATTATTTGCGGACAAATCTAGAGCCATCAATTTTGGCATCTCCAGACGGACATCGATGGGCTCTTGCAGCAGATTCGCTAGAACGCTGTGAAGCAATTGGTGGCGATATTTTCCATGTTAAGTTGCTGAAAACAATTTCGGTAATTGATCTTTTCAAAGAGCGTTCAGGTTTAGTACCAAGTTTTGATCTTCTTAGGTCTTGCTTCCCCAAAGAATCAGATAAATCACTCAAGCAGGGTCTAGCTCAGCTTGATAAATGGTCATTAACAATATTTAAAAAATTCCAAGACGCCCATGCCATATTCGCAGGTAGCGATTTTGATATTGATCATGCTGTTGGGAATGCACTGGAAGATATCAGTGAAATAGATTTCACAGCTTTAAAATCACTTGCTGGTTTGCAACCAATATTGGCAAAAAGGCATTATCACGAAACAGGAGCCATGCGATGGTTTGATGTTAATATAGCACCTGCACGTGATGTAGTAGAAATCGCATCATCCTTTAATCCCAAAAATGGAATCGTTGGAGAGTTTTTGTTAGTAATTCCAACCGAGGGGGAAAATGAAGAATTAGTTAAAAAATTGTGTCGAGAGGCATCTAAACAAAGTTCCCAGTGGGATATTGTTGTAGGTTTTTCTCAACGATCTTGGGCTGTTGTTACGCTTGCTCGTGAGCTTTTAGCATTAGATAAGGTTTATAACGATCACCCAGAGTTGGCCGGTGATCCTGTAGCGCGTCGTGAAGTATCTGCCCGCCTTGCTGATTTTCAGGCTCAGCTAGAATCTGAATTGAATAAGTCTTTTGATAAGGCCACATGGTATAGAAAACATCATTCACCAAAGCCTTATCGTCAATCTGATTTATCCAGTCTGGCTTCTGAGTTAGCGGATAAATATTTTGATCAATGCCCCAGGCTCTATAACGAACTGTTAAATCGACAAAAACCCTCAGGTAGCGCTATCGCTGCTCAGAATGCGTTATTGCGATGTATGGTTAATTCTGAAGGTGAGTCCCGGCTAGGCATTAACGGGTATCCTGCCGAGGGAGGTTTATTTGCCTCTTTGCTTGAGTCTACTCGCTTGTATTCAAAGACGCGAAAAGGATGGAGTTTTCTGGCACCACAAAACGACGAAACAGACACTCACAAAATATTTCCAGCATGGGAAGCGGCAATAAATTACATAAAAAAACACAAAAAAAGGGCTGTATCCGTATCAGAAATATGCGAGGCCGTCTGGTTGCAACCTCCCTATGGTATTAAAGAAGGGGTAATGCCTGTCCTTTCGGTTGCTTTTATCATGTCACAGCGTGAAAACTTAGCGATTTATCGCGAAGGTATTTTTCGTGCTCGGTTTGATGATGTGGATGTTGAATGTTTGGCGAAAGATGCCGGAACTATCCAACTACGTTGGATGGATTTGAACAAGATCTCACGCCGTTTACTATCTGACATGGCTCAGATTGTTCGCGAATTGGATCAGAATAATGAGTTGAAGGACTTGGAGCCCATTGACGTGGCGCGCGGATTGGTTTCTATTTATGAGCAATTGCCTCAATGGACCAAACGAACAATGCGTCTATCGGCAAATGCAATAAAAGTACGGGATATATTTAATCGTGCACATGATCCCAATAAATTTTTGTTTGATGATATTCCTACCTTATTGAACAGTAAAAAAACAAACTCCGCAAACACAAAAGATATTCAGAAACTCGTTTCAGTCGTAAGTGATGGGTTGCAGGAACTCGTTCAAGCTTATCCCTCTATGTTGCATCGTCTTAGGGATGTGATGTTAGCAGAATTGCAGGTTCCTAATCTGTCTCGGAGATCACTTTCAGAGTTAAGAGATCGAGCTACTAACATTAAAGATATTACGGGGGATTTCCGCCTTGATGCTTTTATCGGTCGTGTCGCCGAATATGATGGAAGTGATTTATCGTTTGAAGGTATTGCCAGTCTTGCTGCGAATAAGCCACCCCGTGATTGGGTTGATCCCGATACCGACCATGCCACGATGGAAGTAGCAGACATGTCGCAGCAGTTTTTAAGAGCTGAAACGTTTACTCGCGTCAAAGGACGTCCCGAGAAACGTCAGACTATGGCTATCATTGTCGGGTTAGAAGGAAGACCAGCACCTTTATTAGAAGAATTTGATGTAATTGACTCCGACCGAGAGACGATAAATGATCTTATTAAACGTGTTTCTAAAACATTGGAAACCGTTGACACAAATAGCCGAAATGTGATTTTAGCAACATTGGCTGAATTGAGTGCACGTTATATGCAAAAACCAAATCAACCTATGACAAGAAGAAATAATGGAGAGGCAGTTCACTGATGTCAGTCCAGAAAAAACATGTTTTAGGGTTATCTGGTGGTCGAGATAGCGCTGCACTAGCCGTTTATATGCGGCAACATCATCCTGATATCAAACTGGAGTATTTTTTTACCGATACCGGGAAAGAGTTACCTGAAGTTTATGAATACTTGGGGCGGCTTGAGGGGTTTCTTGGTCAGTCGATATTACGCCTCAATCCAGATCGTGATTTTGATTTCTGGTTAAAGCAATACAATAACTTTCTCCCCTCCGCTCAAACGCGGTGGTGCACGCGACAATTAAAGCTTCGCCCTTTTGAATCCTGGGTACGCCCTCTGCTTGAAGAGGGATTAACTGTGTATAGCTATGTCGCCATTCGAGGGGATGAGAACTACAGAGAAGGTTATGCCTCTAAACATGAAAATTTGAAAATCAAACTACCTTTCAAGGAAGCAGGAATAGATAAAAATGGAGTACTAGAACTTCTTAATGGAGCTGGCCTAGGTCTTCCTAAGTATTACAAGTGGCGGACGCGGAGTGGATGCACTTTTTGTTTTTTTCAGCAAAAAATAGAATGGGTACGTTTGATGAAAGAGCATCCAGAGGCCTTTGAAGAAGCAAAAGCTTACGAAAAAAATGCAGTAGATCATGGCTCACCTTTCACTTGGAGTCAGGGTGAGTCTTTAGAGGAATTATCTAGGCCAGAAAGAATCGAACAAATTAAAGAAGAGCATTTACAAAGACTTGAGCGATTAAAGGATAGGGTCCAACCAAATCCTTTAAGATCCGATGCTGACCCTTTGGATCTTGATGATCTTTATGGCAATACTAAAATGTGCTTAGCATGCCACAAATAAGATTTATTGAATTAGAGCAAAGTGATTGATCTGCTTTTTAGGAACTGGTCCAGTTGTTATCAAGGTCCTTTCGCAGTAGATAGACCGCGAATTTCCTGAGACGGCCGCTTACCTTTTGCATCATTTAAATAGACAGCCAATATTGCCAATAATTTCGTCAATTGATAACTTTGGTTTTTGAATTAAATCAGCTAATTCAGACTCGCCTTTGGAAGCCAGAACTTTCTTAGATTCTAAAAATAATGCTTCCTTGGAGTCATTTCTGAGGTCGAGAGCTATGGCAATTTTGCTTATTGCTTCAACTTCTGAACGGCAGTCTACTGCTCCAAGTAACATTGCTAGCCTGATAAGATTCGAATTGGTAGAGTCTAATCGCATTTTCTCTAGATGTAAAAAATTGACCTTATTTGTTGTCGCTTTAACGAAGAGATAGTCGCCCAGATTTGCCCCGAAATGATGTAAAACCTGCCTTAATGATCCAATGGAAGCTCCGGTTGTTGAAGTCAGTTGCCAGCTTAAAGCTATCGTCCCAAATTCAGTAATAACTTCAATTTTGTCACCTACATTACAACCGAGTAGTTGAGCAAATGCGTTCGGAAGTAATCGCCCGCTACCTCGTAGTAGATCCTTGTCTACTTTGACTCTCCAGCACCAAGTGCGATTGTCCGTGAGGTAACATGCCGCAGTTTTTGTGATATCTGTTGAAACCTTGACCTCACTTTCAGAATCTCGAATACGGATAATGCCGGATTCATTCTTAACAAACATAGGTGTGTTTAAATATGATAAAATAGAGCTTTCTTTGACGCCGTAGACACGCGATATTTTTTCAACTAAATGTGAAATCTTAGCCTGGCCTCCACATAGAGCGATTTCTTGGATGATCTCATCAATAATTCCTGAGTATTCAAAATATCCCTCTGTACCAGCAAGTACGAATTCATTTTGCTTGTTTATCCGCCAGAGCCCGGGATCATCTATAAGCCTTTGGCGGACACTACGAATACTATCACTGCCAATAGAATCAAGCATCTCTTCTACAGTCATAGGCTTATCATAGTATTTTAATAGTATTTTTGCTTTGTCTAAGATGCCTCCTTGAAAATATATATAGCCATCGTCGACATTCAGAAAACTACCTATTTTTTCCAACCATCTTTTATGATATTCTTGATTTATTCCAAGGCCATCGAGAATTTCAGATGCTGTGTCATATGGTATTACACCTCGATTATCACTGTTTTCAATAAATAATTCTGTTGTTTGTAACGCAATATTTTTATCTGCAAGCAGCCATTGGTGCCACAATTGATATGGACCAGCAAGCCACAAGATAAGTGCTTTAACAAATTGCTTGTCAAAAGACTCATCATCAAAATCTTCTACTGCTCTATACAGGGCAGTTTTCACGTGCCCGTGATCCGCGAGTACTGCGTTTCCTAGTAGTTTTCGCAGTGTAATTGCTCTTCTAATAACCGGCAGGAACTCTTTATTATGGAACCGTTCCAATTGAGCAATTGCACTTTTTTCGAGTTGTCGCACGCGCTCACGTGATATACCAAACTTTTCACCAAGTTCTTCCAGTGTCGCAGCTTGACTAACGACACATATCCTTTTTTTGGCAATTTCCAATAACCGGTGATCCAATAGAGTAAGCGCTTTGGAAACGAGGAACGGGACTGAATATTTTTTAACTAAATCACCAGCAAAATCTTGTGGGTGTATGCTACCGATGTCGTCCCAAAGAGTTCTTATTTCTTCTGGCCATTCTAATAATGGATCAGGTAGTGCCTCTGATAAGAGTTTCACCTTTCTTTCACCAATAGCCCATGCTGATATAATTTGTAATAGGGATTCTATTTTTGAGAACGCCGTATTGCTGATTACGGCATTACTTTGATGTTGAGAGTTTTTGTGAATCGTTTTTGAGTTAGCAACTGATGCTTCAATGACACAGGCAAACTCTATCGCAGAACGCATCCCAAATGAGGGTACGGATAATATGTCATTGAATCTTATATTTTGAGCTGAGAATCGCTCAGGATGGGACAAAATTGCATTTCTGGTTCTTGTTGAGAATGGTAACGTTTCTATAGGCTGTCCCAACGGCTCACCTAGATATATAGCTACATATTTAAACTTGTTAAAATGCTGTTTTAATAGCTCGACTATTTCAGATAAACAGTCACTACTAATGGAGTCAATATAATCCCAAACGGTATTGTCAAGATTCGATAGTGTAGTCTGTTCACCCAAAATGTTTTTAAAAGTATGAGGGGCTTCCAGATGTCCAATCTTTTGTATTATAGCTCTTGGGACCAAAGGTGTTGGCGAATGGCCCCAAGGCTGAACAACTTTTGGAATCATCGCTAGTCTCTTTATCTATCTTTCAGACGGTTAGACACAAAGTCTGTCATAGCCCAGATCGGTACCTGACTACCGAGCGCCTCATTCAAGAGTATAGGAAGACCTGTCGCAGCATACTCATTAGCCATTGCAATGAGTTCCCCTGGCTTTGATAAAATATCTGCCCCTCCAGTTAAACCAACCGCTAGTAGTTGGAGTTGGAATATTCTCCATGGATTTGATGGTAGAACTTCACCAGCACGGACAAACTGATGCCATTTATCAGTTTTTAGTTCTGTCCTTCGCCCTTCCTGAATTCCAATGCAAAGTGCAAGCCACCAAATATCTACATACCGTTCAAAAGGGATGTTATCCCTATTGCGACCACTTTCTGTTTGCCCAGTCATTGTAAAACGACGAACGTTTTCATAATTATCAACTGGTATCCTTAAGTGTTGATTCTGAAGACCAGAAATTAATGCTTCCAAAGTCATTTTGCGTTCTTTCAATCAAATTCCTCGATAATTCAGATGGAAATCTTCATAGTTAGTTCGTTGACACTGATCACAGTATTCACGATGTGTGCAACTACAAAGCCGAACTTCTGATTGCTGTGCCTTGGGGGCATTCATTAGATCCGCAGGATAGTCATCGGTTTTCACGAGAGTGAAAGTAATACCAGATTGCTTATCCAGAATATCTTCTGTATGCGATATCTCAGATTGAGTCAGGAATAAGATAACCTGTCGATCAACGTCTTCACCTGCCGCCTTACTTACCATTTCAAGAACCCGGCGTTTAACATTTCCAGACATCATTCCAAGAGGAGTATCAATAACCCTCGGAGCTACAACACCACTCACTTCGGTCAAAGCCCAAATGAACGCAAAAGTTAGTGCTCGTTGGGATGCACCATTGACTTCATAATCTGGATTTAATGTTCGGTTATCCCTAGTATTTACTACGATACTGTATTTGCTTGTGATCTCAGCTCCTTGAAAAATGGCGTTTTGTTTTGGGTCAGCGCCTACCATATCTAAGAAAAGTTCATTCATTCGATCACTAACACGTTTTAAGTAAGTGCCCTGCATTTCTTTTAAAGAACCATGAACTACCTGTTGCAGATCATTAAGTACTGTTTTTTCTGCATTTAACCCTGCCATTTTTTCATCAGCTTGTCGAAGTTCTTTCTGCGATTGGTTAAGTTCCTTCAATTTTTGCTCTGTATCTATAAGCGATGCTTCAGATCGATCAAGCTCGATATTTTTTTGTCTAAGGGTAGCTGTAAACATTTTTTCTTGAGAGTGTTTTTGTTCAATTTCTTCCTCATCAATTTGATCTAGTTTTGCTTCTGTTGATTTTAATTCTCGGTTTGCACTTTCAATTCTTTTCTTAATAGCCACACGCTGCTCTTGAAGTTCTTGACAGGACTCGGACCATTTCTTCGTTTCATTAGAGGCCCATTTTTCTACTTCAGATTTGGCTTGATAGTAAAGTGAAGACAGGTGATTAGCTTTACTATCATTATTTCTTTGTTGATCTAGGAGTTCACAAACTTTTTTTCGCCCAATAGTCCCCTCAGAAAGGTCGGCACCGCAAATACATTCTCCCGTTTCTAAACGTTCTTCTAATACGGGGACGGCAGCTCTTGGTATAATGCCTTTCGCATGGAGACTATCTAAATAATCATATCCCTTTTGAAAGACTTGTCCTAATTGTCCCCAACTGAGACTTTCACTTTGAAAGAGCTCTTGATGTTGTCGCTTGAGCCTTTCTTCTTCCTCAATCGCATCATTTAATTGCTTTTGGTAGTTTTCTCGTAAGTGAGCTAGTTGTTTATAACTTCCCGCTTCTAGTGCTCGTTTGAGATCACGGCTAGTTGCATGTAATTTTCTTTGTGTATTTTCAATATCCTCTTTTAAAGTTGTTACTGCATTCGTCAGCTCATCTTTCTGCTCTGATATTTCTACAATCTTTTCAGTAATTGTAACCAATTGGTCAGAACTTGTGTTTCGGGTGATTTGTCTATTAAGCGTTGATTGAGTATTAGAAATTCTCTTTTCAACTCGTTCTAATAGATCGAGTCCGAGAAGTGAACGTATCGCATCTTTAACTTTATCCCTCTTGGTACTATCCGAAACATCCGTTGAAATAAAAGTTAGCGCTGCATCACCATCGGTGAAGAAAATATCAATCATTTCCTTTGGCAACATCTGTGCAAGTCTTGATTCTGCAGCATCAAGAGGGGCTGATCCGGCTAACGTTTTTTCAAATAAAGTTACTCGCTCCTGACCTCTGTTCGGTGAATCACCGTCAGGTGTTTCTCCAACCTCTCTTTTGAGCATAAAATGCGATTCAGATGTCATTGTCTCTCCGTTCACTTTGCTAACTGCGGTATGAACAAAATCAATTTCAACGACTATTTCACATAAGGTTTTATCAGGCCAATCTGCAGGTGATAATCTTATAAGAGGATCATCAAGTACATCTTTTCCATAAAGAGCCCAACGTAATGCTTGTAAAGTTGATGTCTTACCTGAACCATTTTCTGCACGAATAACAGTTAACGGCTTATTAGAATCAATGCTGAAGCTAAGGTCGATTTCACGCAACAACTTAAAATTTCTTATATGGGCTGCAACTAATTTCATTCCAGATTGCCTTCTTTTTGAACTAAGTATTCGCCAAGAGCCGTAACTCGACGAGAAACTTGTAGTGCAATATTGTGCGGCCGATCACTTTCCAGAGCTAAAATGTCATAGAGTGCTCTTGTAAGTTCGGTATGATATCCCTCATAACGTTCATCGATTTCCATCACTTTATTTTTAATAACTTCTAAAACCATCTTCTGCGGAGCGGTCGCCATCGTTATTCTCCTAAACGTTTAACTAAACATGGCTGTCATCAATTTCTCAATTTCATCGAATGGTCCATCAGGCCTACCTCCATTGGATGACAATTCGGCAAATTCTCTTGCCCGTTCAAGTTCTCCTTTTAATATCGTGCGCGACCCTTTGTTACGCAAATCTGGCGGCACAACGATAAAATCATGAAGGTGGGCGAGTTGTTTGTTTATCGCGTCACATTTACGCAATATTCTTCCCCTTCGTTGTATCCACTGTCGCCGAACCGTATTACTAGCCAAAAGATATGCCTCACTTACCTGTGGAACATCCACACCTTCGTCAAGCACTCGCTTACACGTAATAGCATTGTAGTCTCCGTTAGCAAAACGTTCTAAGAGATTGGCAGATCGAGTACGGTTCATTGTTTCAGCCGAAGTCAGTTGATGAATAGTCAAATTTAAGTCATTTTGAAGCATATCATTTACTGAATTCAATTGTGACGGATTCTTGTCGGTTGCGTAAACCAGGACGTGTTTTAAATTATCTCGAGTACGTTTTTTTAAGATATTTCTAAGCACATCAACTTTATTCTCTGCAGACTCAATTACGCGTCGTCTCGCAAATAGTAATTTCTCTACTACTTTTGAAAGTCCCCCACTCTCCGAAGCATCTGCATCTCCTTTAATGCCCTTTCTTGCAAGTCTTTCTGTAAGCTTCATCCACTCTTCGTATTCATCTCTTGTTAAATGTACTTGATGTATGTAATAGTTGTATGGAACAAGGCATACACCAATGGCTTCACTCAATCCAAATTCAAATACGGGTACTCCAAAAAAGTCAAATAACGCCGAAGTTCCTTCTGGGTCATACTGTCGTTCCGGTGTGGCAGACAATCCCAACCGAAAATTGAAGCGATCTGGCGTATTCGATAGAAAACTAATTTTTCCGAGATTATGGGCCTCATCAGCAATCAATAATGTAGATATATTTTCGGGTATCCTGTCTAGGACCCGACGAAAAGTTTCACTCGTAAGGAAGTTCTCGGTAACAACCATAACTTCTATCTTACTAACTTTCGATTTAAGCGATCGGACTGCAAAATCGAGGTGCTGTGCACGATCCGAAGAAGGTCCTTCTGTAGGCAATGGTCTGACGCCAAACGCATTGACTTCATTTACCCATTGATAAACTAGAGGCTTATACGGAGCACTAATTATTACTAATAATGATTCGACGTCGCTTTGAAGCCGAGAAGCAGCAGCCAATGCTGTAATCGTTTTCCCTGAGCCTGTAGCCATAGATAAAAATCCACGGCGTTTTGCCGCTTCCCAAGCATTTATCGCTTTGCCTTGGTGAGAAAACGGCCCATTGAATAGGTCTAACCTTGATGGTATTGCAAGCCTTGTGGGGGTTCCTTTATCAAAAAACAGATTCGCTTTTACAAGCTTTTCTATAATCAGAACGTCTTTCTCCCAGGCTTTACAGAAATCTTCAGATGTGGGCTGACAGTCTGGCTTATAGTCTCGAATTAGCTGATTCTCAATCGCAATGGGTAAATCTAAAGTATATGCGTAGTCCCGTGAACCTTCCCATAAAGCATTAAATTCATCAGATAATGTATCTATGGTTTCTTTTGATCTCCCACCCAACCAGGACATATCCACGCTGATTTGTTCGAGATTCTTACCTATTCCGGCATCAGTGAAATTGCTTGAACCATGCGCAACAACAGTATCATCATTATCTCTGAAAAACCAAACCTTTGGATGGAATAGAGAGCCGTCTTTCAACCAAATAACGCGAAAGAGAAGCCTCTTTGTGGCAAGCATATACGCTAGACACGTCAGGGTGTGTTGGACAAGAGCGCTGGTACTGATTTTTGCTTCACCGAGTAGCTGTTCGAGACGAGATTCCATAATACTACTAGGTGTTGCTATGCCTTCCTGTAAAGCTATTAAATCTACCGAACCTATATTTGGACTAACAACCAAACGCATGGGCTGAGAATTCTGTCCTAAATATTCAGACAGACCAGGAGCAATCGAGCGTAACGCTGCGCTTCCAAAAAAACCGAACATACAATCTAGTGAAGCTGATTTTTTAAGGGAGCTAATTAGAACTTCTTCAACATAATTATCCTTCGGTACAATATATAAGGATTTATACGGAATATTTCTAAGGCTCATATATTTCTCGCAATTGTCATTACATTATTTTCTCGGGCAGTTCTACTGAATTATCCCCGGTATCTTTTTGATATCGTTCAAGTAAAGTTGAATCCTTAAATTTCGATTTCCCAATTAAGTAGAGAAGAGTTTCTCGCAATGTAACTTTGTGTGCATTTGATATTGTTTTTTTACTAGAGTCCCACATTAACCATTCATATGGAGGCTCGTTTAAGTCCTTTGGTAACTTTGATATCAGTTTTACAGATTCCTTCAGAGTCATATCCTTGGAAAGGATTACGATGACTCTCATTAACACCTCTAACCCGATAGGACGAAATAAGACACTTCCTCCATGACTGCCCCTATATTTTTTTACAACATTGCTTGAGTTCTTCGACTTAAAAAATTCATCGAGTTCATCAAAGTATTTTCTCAATAGATTAAACAAACTTTTTGCATATTCGAAATATGCTGCGAGTTCTTCATTAGATGGGCGCACTCTTTGCAATTCAGCTCTCTTTTTCTTTAAATCTGATTGTACATCGGCAAACAATATTGTGAGAATGTCATATAAATTTCCAATCGTTGTCAGGCTAGTTGTATT
This window of the Gimesia fumaroli genome carries:
- a CDS encoding DEAD/DEAH box helicase family protein, whose amino-acid sequence is MSLRNIPYKSLYIVPKDNYVEEVLISSLKKSASLDCMFGFFGSAALRSIAPGLSEYLGQNSQPMRLVVSPNIGSVDLIALQEGIATPSSIMESRLEQLLGEAKISTSALVQHTLTCLAYMLATKRLLFRVIWLKDGSLFHPKVWFFRDNDDTVVAHGSSNFTDAGIGKNLEQISVDMSWLGGRSKETIDTLSDEFNALWEGSRDYAYTLDLPIAIENQLIRDYKPDCQPTSEDFCKAWEKDVLIIEKLVKANLFFDKGTPTRLAIPSRLDLFNGPFSHQGKAINAWEAAKRRGFLSMATGSGKTITALAAASRLQSDVESLLVIISAPYKPLVYQWVNEVNAFGVRPLPTEGPSSDRAQHLDFAVRSLKSKVSKIEVMVVTENFLTSETFRRVLDRIPENISTLLIADEAHNLGKISFLSNTPDRFNFRLGLSATPERQYDPEGTSALFDFFGVPVFEFGLSEAIGVCLVPYNYYIHQVHLTRDEYEEWMKLTERLARKGIKGDADASESGGLSKVVEKLLFARRRVIESAENKVDVLRNILKKRTRDNLKHVLVYATDKNPSQLNSVNDMLQNDLNLTIHQLTSAETMNRTRSANLLERFANGDYNAITCKRVLDEGVDVPQVSEAYLLASNTVRRQWIQRRGRILRKCDAINKQLAHLHDFIVVPPDLRNKGSRTILKGELERAREFAELSSNGGRPDGPFDEIEKLMTAMFS
- a CDS encoding AAA family ATPase; translation: MKLVAAHIRNFKLLREIDLSFSIDSNKPLTVIRAENGSGKTSTLQALRWALYGKDVLDDPLIRLSPADWPDKTLCEIVVEIDFVHTAVSKVNGETMTSESHFMLKREVGETPDGDSPNRGQERVTLFEKTLAGSAPLDAAESRLAQMLPKEMIDIFFTDGDAALTFISTDVSDSTKRDKVKDAIRSLLGLDLLERVEKRISNTQSTLNRQITRNTSSDQLVTITEKIVEISEQKDELTNAVTTLKEDIENTQRKLHATSRDLKRALEAGSYKQLAHLRENYQKQLNDAIEEEERLKRQHQELFQSESLSWGQLGQVFQKGYDYLDSLHAKGIIPRAAVPVLEERLETGECICGADLSEGTIGRKKVCELLDQQRNNDSKANHLSSLYYQAKSEVEKWASNETKKWSESCQELQEQRVAIKKRIESANRELKSTEAKLDQIDEEEIEQKHSQEKMFTATLRQKNIELDRSEASLIDTEQKLKELNQSQKELRQADEKMAGLNAEKTVLNDLQQVVHGSLKEMQGTYLKRVSDRMNELFLDMVGADPKQNAIFQGAEITSKYSIVVNTRDNRTLNPDYEVNGASQRALTFAFIWALTEVSGVVAPRVIDTPLGMMSGNVKRRVLEMVSKAAGEDVDRQVILFLTQSEISHTEDILDKQSGITFTLVKTDDYPADLMNAPKAQQSEVRLCSCTHREYCDQCQRTNYEDFHLNYRGI